The following are encoded in a window of Mycobacterium vicinigordonae genomic DNA:
- a CDS encoding LLM class F420-dependent oxidoreductase yields the protein MARFGYTLMTEQCGPKQLVRDAVTAEQRGFDFEVCSDHFSPWLATQGHAPNAWAVLGAVAHVTERVDLYSYVTCPTMRYHPAVVAQQAATVQILADGRFTLGLGSGENLNEHVVGKGWPAVERRQDMLREAIKIIRELFGGELVNWRGEYFQVDSARLWDLPEAPPGIGVAMAGAKGVEKFGKLADHLIAVQPDKDLVDTWYTARHSGGPPGAGRVVGQIPVCWDPDRDAAIERAHEQFRWFAGGWTVNADLPTPAGFAGATQFVRPEDVADSIPCGPDLDAIVEAVKPYWEAGFSDIALIQIGGEHQELFLKEAAEPLLDALRVASN from the coding sequence ATGGCACGGTTCGGCTATACCCTGATGACGGAGCAATGCGGCCCGAAACAGCTTGTGCGCGATGCGGTTACGGCCGAGCAGCGGGGCTTCGATTTTGAGGTCTGCAGCGATCACTTCTCGCCGTGGCTGGCAACGCAGGGCCACGCGCCCAATGCGTGGGCCGTGCTGGGAGCGGTGGCGCATGTCACTGAACGGGTAGACCTCTACTCCTATGTCACCTGCCCGACTATGCGCTACCACCCGGCGGTCGTCGCACAGCAGGCGGCCACCGTGCAGATCCTTGCCGACGGGCGATTCACCCTCGGTCTGGGTAGCGGCGAGAATCTCAACGAACACGTTGTCGGCAAGGGCTGGCCGGCCGTCGAGCGCCGGCAGGACATGCTGCGGGAAGCCATCAAGATCATCCGCGAGCTGTTCGGCGGCGAACTGGTCAATTGGCGCGGTGAGTACTTCCAGGTCGATTCCGCGCGACTGTGGGATCTGCCCGAAGCGCCGCCCGGGATCGGAGTGGCCATGGCCGGCGCGAAAGGCGTGGAGAAGTTCGGCAAGCTCGCCGACCATCTGATCGCCGTGCAACCCGACAAGGACTTGGTGGACACCTGGTATACGGCTCGGCATAGTGGTGGCCCGCCCGGCGCGGGACGCGTAGTGGGCCAGATACCCGTGTGCTGGGATCCCGATCGCGACGCCGCGATCGAGCGCGCGCATGAGCAGTTCCGATGGTTCGCGGGTGGCTGGACGGTCAATGCCGACCTGCCCACCCCGGCCGGCTTCGCCGGCGCGACCCAGTTCGTGCGGCCCGAGGACGTCGCCGACAGCATTCCCTGCGGGCCAGATCTGGACGCGATCGTGGAGGCGGTAAAGCCCTACTGGGAGGCTGGTTTCAGTGACATTGCGCTCATTCAGATCGGCGGCGAGCATCAGGAATTGTTCTTGAAAGAAGCCGCCGAGCCACTGCTCGACGCGCTGCGGGTGGCGTCGAACTGA
- a CDS encoding GatB/YqeY domain-containing protein: MAELKARLRTDLTEAMKTQDKLRTATLRMLLAAIQTEEVSGKQARELTDDEVLKVLGKESRKRGEAAQIYTQNGRGELAANEHAEARIIDEYLPTPLTDAEVVDVVETAIAQVAESLGHRPTMKEMGQVMKVATGIAEGKADGSRLSAAAKDRL, encoded by the coding sequence ATGGCGGAACTCAAAGCACGGCTTCGGACCGACCTCACCGAGGCGATGAAGACGCAGGACAAGTTACGGACGGCGACGCTGCGCATGCTGCTGGCCGCCATCCAGACCGAGGAGGTCTCGGGTAAGCAAGCTCGAGAGCTCACCGACGATGAAGTCCTCAAAGTGCTCGGCAAAGAGTCGCGCAAACGCGGCGAGGCGGCCCAGATTTACACCCAGAACGGACGCGGTGAGCTGGCCGCCAACGAGCACGCAGAGGCGCGGATCATCGACGAATACCTGCCGACGCCGCTGACCGACGCTGAGGTGGTCGACGTCGTCGAGACCGCGATAGCCCAGGTCGCCGAGTCGCTCGGCCATCGGCCCACCATGAAGGAGATGGGCCAGGTGATGAAGGTGGCCACTGGCATCGCCGAGGGGAAGGCAGACGGTTCGCGGTTGTCGGCGGCCGCAAAAGATCGGCTCTGA
- a CDS encoding DUF4129 domain-containing protein — MPAIDIDRDAAHEAAQRELSKPIYPKHSLTDEIFAKVSEFLFRVLQKTSSVPGGWFTVTVLSILVAIALAAAIHLARRTMRTNRGTDYELFDAGQLTAAQHRATAESFAAEENWSAAIRHRLRAVARELEETGVLSQVPGRTANELASDAGAALPHLSGELTQAAMAFNDVTYGERPGTQAGYQMIADLDDHLRSRVTAVSTVQQPATANSWAQIR, encoded by the coding sequence GTGCCCGCCATAGACATCGACCGCGATGCCGCCCACGAGGCCGCGCAACGCGAACTGAGCAAGCCGATCTACCCTAAGCACTCGCTCACCGACGAGATTTTCGCCAAGGTCAGCGAGTTTCTGTTCCGGGTCCTGCAGAAGACCTCGTCGGTGCCCGGCGGCTGGTTCACCGTCACCGTCCTGTCCATCCTGGTGGCGATCGCCCTGGCCGCGGCGATTCACCTCGCCCGACGCACCATGCGCACCAACCGCGGCACCGACTACGAACTGTTCGACGCCGGTCAACTGACCGCGGCCCAGCATCGAGCGACCGCAGAAAGCTTTGCCGCCGAAGAAAACTGGTCAGCGGCGATTCGACACCGACTTCGCGCGGTCGCCCGCGAACTGGAAGAGACCGGCGTGCTGAGCCAGGTTCCCGGCCGCACCGCCAACGAGCTAGCCTCCGACGCCGGTGCGGCGCTTCCTCATCTGTCGGGCGAATTGACGCAGGCGGCAATGGCTTTCAACGACGTCACATACGGCGAACGACCCGGTACGCAGGCCGGGTACCAGATGATCGCCGACCTCGACGACCACCTCCGCTCGCGGGTCACCGCCGTCTCGACGGTGCAACAACCCGCGACAGCGAACTCTTGGGCGCAGATCCGATGA
- a CDS encoding DUF4350 domain-containing protein, whose translation MGADPMTATAPGVSNGVARPRRPWRAIVLALTAIAIVATITTYLTAPRPGGTMDPEATSSSGAHALVALLRDHGVEVVVADTLDDVEHAARPDTLVLVAQTHHLSDNTLLARLAKVPGDLLLVEPTARARTALTPQLRAGSADKFATEPNCSLPQANRAGSVNFGSSNAYRARGELDLVSCYGGALVSYRDGNRTVTVVGSSQFMTNDGLLDQGNAALAMNLAGMRPRVVWFAPQHAEGHTSSHNSIMDLIPDNVTWMIWQLWLVVVLVAVWKGRRVGPLVAEDLPVVVRASETVEGRGRLYRSRRARDRAADALRTATLQRLVPRLGLGPNSTPPSVVTTVAQRCGADPDFVQYHLYGPPPNNDSDLRNLALALDDIERQVTHS comes from the coding sequence TTGGGCGCAGATCCGATGACCGCCACAGCGCCCGGAGTATCCAACGGGGTCGCGCGGCCACGACGCCCGTGGCGCGCAATCGTGTTGGCGCTGACTGCCATCGCGATCGTCGCTACCATCACCACCTACCTCACCGCGCCGCGTCCCGGCGGCACGATGGACCCAGAGGCCACCAGCTCGTCGGGGGCACACGCCCTGGTGGCGCTGCTGCGCGATCACGGCGTCGAGGTCGTTGTCGCCGACACCCTCGACGACGTCGAACATGCGGCACGCCCCGACACGCTGGTGCTGGTGGCCCAAACCCACCATCTGAGCGACAACACCCTGCTGGCGCGGCTGGCCAAAGTCCCCGGTGACCTGCTGCTGGTCGAGCCCACCGCTCGCGCCCGCACAGCGTTGACGCCGCAGCTACGCGCCGGCAGTGCAGACAAGTTCGCCACCGAACCTAATTGCTCTTTGCCGCAAGCCAATAGGGCTGGCTCCGTGAACTTCGGATCGAGTAACGCCTACCGGGCCAGGGGTGAACTCGACCTGGTCAGCTGCTACGGCGGGGCGCTGGTCAGCTACCGCGACGGGAACCGAACCGTCACGGTGGTGGGCAGCAGCCAGTTCATGACCAATGACGGACTGCTCGACCAGGGCAACGCCGCGTTGGCGATGAACCTGGCCGGCATGCGGCCGCGCGTCGTGTGGTTCGCACCCCAGCATGCCGAAGGGCACACGTCGTCGCACAACTCGATCATGGATCTCATCCCGGACAACGTGACGTGGATGATCTGGCAGTTGTGGCTGGTAGTTGTGCTGGTGGCAGTGTGGAAGGGCCGACGGGTGGGTCCGCTGGTCGCCGAGGACTTGCCGGTCGTGGTCCGCGCTTCGGAAACCGTCGAGGGCCGGGGTCGGCTGTACCGATCCCGTCGGGCCCGGGACCGTGCCGCGGACGCCCTGCGCACCGCGACGCTGCAACGTCTGGTCCCGCGGCTCGGTCTAGGCCCCAACTCGACCCCGCCATCGGTGGTGACGACCGTTGCGCAACGCTGCGGGGCAGACCCGGACTTCGTCCAGTACCACCTGTACGGCCCACCACCGAACAACGACAGCGACCTCAGAAATCTCGCTCTCGCGCTCGACGATATCGAAAGGCAGGTCACCCACTCGTGA
- a CDS encoding AAA family ATPase, translated as MTQPDPAREALLGLRNEIGKAVVGQQGVVSGLVIALLCRGHVLLEGVPGVAKTLMVRALAAALQLEFKRVQFTPDLMPGDVTGSLVYDTHTAEFAFRPGPVFTNLLLADEINRTPPKTQAALLEAMEERQVSVDGQPKPLPDPFIVAATQNPIEYEGTYQLPEAQLDRFLLKLNVTLPPRDAEIAILGRHAHGFDPRDLSAIKPVAGPEELAAGREAVRQVLIADEVLGYIVDIVGATRSSPALQLGVSPRGATALLGTARSWAWLSGRNYVTPDDVKAMARPTLRHRIMLRPEAELEGATPDGVLDGILASVQVPR; from the coding sequence GTGACACAACCGGATCCGGCACGCGAAGCACTGCTGGGCTTACGCAACGAAATCGGCAAGGCCGTGGTCGGGCAGCAAGGCGTGGTCAGCGGCCTGGTCATCGCCCTGCTCTGCCGCGGGCACGTGTTACTGGAGGGCGTTCCCGGAGTCGCCAAAACGCTGATGGTCCGGGCGCTCGCCGCGGCCCTGCAACTGGAGTTCAAGCGGGTGCAGTTCACCCCGGACCTCATGCCCGGCGACGTCACCGGGTCGTTGGTGTACGACACCCACACCGCGGAGTTCGCCTTCCGGCCCGGCCCGGTGTTCACGAACCTGCTGCTGGCCGACGAGATCAACCGCACCCCACCCAAGACCCAGGCCGCGTTGCTGGAGGCGATGGAGGAGCGTCAAGTCAGCGTGGACGGGCAGCCCAAACCGCTACCGGACCCGTTCATCGTCGCCGCAACCCAGAACCCGATCGAGTACGAGGGCACTTATCAGCTACCCGAGGCGCAGCTGGACCGTTTCCTGCTCAAACTGAACGTGACGCTGCCACCGCGAGACGCCGAGATCGCCATCCTCGGCCGGCATGCGCACGGTTTCGATCCGCGTGACCTCTCCGCCATCAAACCGGTGGCCGGCCCGGAGGAGCTGGCGGCCGGGCGAGAGGCGGTGCGCCAGGTGCTGATCGCCGACGAGGTCCTCGGCTACATCGTCGACATCGTCGGGGCCACCCGCTCGTCGCCGGCCCTGCAGCTGGGCGTATCGCCACGCGGTGCCACCGCGCTGTTGGGGACCGCTCGGTCCTGGGCGTGGCTGTCGGGACGCAACTACGTCACTCCCGACGACGTCAAGGCGATGGCCCGTCCGACGCTGCGGCACCGGATCATGCTGCGTCCGGAGGCCGAGCTCGAGGGCGCCACACCGGATGGCGTGCTCGACGGCATCCTGGCCTCGGTCCAGGTCCCACGGTAA
- a CDS encoding DUF58 domain-containing protein translates to MVLTGRTGLLALICVLPIAVSPWPAKAFVALLVTLTILVIVDMALAASPRRLRFTRSPNSSVRLGQTTQARILIHNNGRRRFRGQVRDAWPPSAQAEPRVHRLAIAAGQHQQLDTQLTPIRRGDQRATVVTARSIGPLGLAGRQYSQPTPGKVRVLPPFLSRKHLPARLAKLREIDGLLPTLIRGQGTEFDSLREYVVGDDVRSIDWRASARRTDVMVRTWRPERDRRVVIVLDTGRMAAGRVGVDPTASDPAGWPRLDWAMDATLLLAALASRAGDHVEFLAHDRVSRAAVFGASRTELLAQLVDAMAPLQPALIESDWRAMVATILRRTRRRSLVVLLTDLNATALDEGLFPVLPQLSTKHHVLVAAVADPRVDQLAAGRSDAAAVYDAAAAERSRNERRAIASRLRRSGVEVVDAPPSEIAPGLADRYLAMKASGQL, encoded by the coding sequence ATGGTCCTGACCGGGCGAACCGGGTTGCTGGCGCTGATCTGCGTCCTGCCGATCGCGGTATCGCCTTGGCCGGCAAAGGCTTTTGTTGCCCTGCTCGTGACGCTGACAATATTGGTGATTGTCGACATGGCGCTGGCGGCAAGCCCGCGGCGACTGCGATTCACCCGTTCGCCGAATAGTTCGGTCCGGCTCGGCCAGACCACCCAGGCCCGCATACTGATTCACAACAACGGCCGGCGCCGGTTTCGCGGACAGGTTCGCGACGCGTGGCCGCCCAGCGCGCAGGCCGAACCGCGCGTGCACCGACTGGCGATTGCGGCGGGTCAGCACCAGCAGCTCGACACCCAGCTGACTCCGATTCGTCGCGGCGACCAGCGCGCGACCGTGGTGACGGCGCGATCGATCGGTCCGCTAGGTCTTGCGGGACGGCAATATTCACAGCCGACGCCCGGTAAAGTCCGGGTGCTGCCGCCGTTCCTGTCTCGCAAGCATCTGCCAGCACGGCTGGCCAAGCTGCGGGAGATCGACGGGTTGCTGCCCACCCTGATCCGTGGCCAGGGAACCGAATTCGACTCGCTGCGTGAGTATGTCGTCGGTGATGACGTACGGTCCATCGACTGGCGGGCCAGCGCGCGTCGCACCGACGTGATGGTCCGCACCTGGCGGCCCGAACGAGACCGTCGCGTCGTGATCGTTCTCGACACCGGGCGGATGGCGGCGGGCCGGGTCGGGGTCGATCCGACCGCAAGCGACCCGGCCGGGTGGCCCCGGTTGGACTGGGCGATGGACGCCACACTCTTGTTGGCGGCGTTGGCCTCTCGCGCCGGGGATCACGTCGAATTCCTGGCCCACGACCGGGTGAGCCGGGCCGCGGTGTTCGGCGCATCACGCACCGAACTGCTGGCTCAGCTGGTCGACGCGATGGCTCCGCTGCAGCCTGCGCTGATCGAATCCGACTGGCGGGCAATGGTTGCCACTATTCTGCGGCGGACACGACGGCGGTCGCTGGTGGTGTTGCTGACCGACCTGAACGCAACCGCGCTCGACGAGGGGTTGTTCCCGGTGCTCCCGCAGTTATCGACCAAGCATCATGTGCTAGTGGCGGCGGTGGCCGACCCCCGCGTCGACCAGCTTGCCGCCGGTCGTTCCGATGCCGCGGCAGTGTACGACGCTGCGGCGGCCGAACGCTCCCGCAATGAGCGGCGGGCCATCGCCTCCCGGCTGCGCCGCAGCGGGGTGGAAGTGGTCGACGCGCCGCCGTCGGAGATCGCGCCCGGACTGGCCGACCGCTATCTGGCGATGAAGGCCAGCGGCCAGCTCTAA
- a CDS encoding stage II sporulation protein M: protein MDVDAFLLTHRGTWDRLDQLIKRRRSLDGAEIDELVELYQRVSTHLSILRSASSDSTVTGRLSSLVARARAAVTGAHAPMSSTFVRFWTVSFPVVAYRAWRWWLASAVGFFLIATVMGYWVAGSPEVQSVVGTPTEINELINHDVESYYSEHPAAAFALQVWLNNSWVAAKCIAMSVVLGLPIPFILFENAANVGVIAGLMFPAGKGGLLLGLLLPHGLLELTAVFLAAGAGMRLGWSVIAPGDRPRGQVLAEEGRGVISVAVGLVGVLLVSGLIEALVTPSPLPTFARIGIGVLAEVTFLSYIVYFGRRGVAAGETGDIEDAPDLVPTS, encoded by the coding sequence GTGGACGTTGACGCGTTCTTGCTGACCCACCGGGGCACGTGGGACCGGCTCGACCAGTTGATCAAGCGGCGGCGTTCGCTCGACGGCGCTGAGATCGACGAACTCGTCGAGCTCTACCAGCGGGTGTCCACACACCTGTCGATCCTGCGGTCGGCGTCCTCGGATTCCACGGTGACCGGGCGGCTATCCAGCCTGGTTGCGCGTGCCCGGGCTGCGGTCACGGGCGCGCACGCGCCGATGAGCAGCACCTTCGTCCGCTTCTGGACGGTGTCGTTTCCGGTGGTTGCGTACCGCGCCTGGCGTTGGTGGCTGGCCAGTGCGGTGGGCTTCTTTCTCATTGCCACGGTCATGGGCTACTGGGTGGCCGGAAGCCCGGAAGTGCAGTCCGTCGTCGGGACACCGACCGAGATCAACGAACTGATCAACCACGACGTCGAGTCTTACTACAGCGAGCATCCCGCCGCGGCGTTCGCCCTGCAGGTCTGGCTGAACAACTCCTGGGTGGCCGCCAAGTGCATCGCGATGTCGGTCGTGTTGGGCCTGCCGATCCCATTCATTCTGTTCGAGAACGCCGCGAACGTGGGTGTGATCGCCGGGCTGATGTTCCCCGCGGGCAAGGGCGGACTGCTGCTAGGGCTGCTGCTACCCCACGGGCTGCTTGAGCTGACCGCGGTGTTCCTGGCCGCTGGGGCCGGAATGCGGCTGGGCTGGTCGGTGATTGCGCCGGGGGATCGGCCGCGCGGCCAGGTGCTGGCCGAGGAGGGACGCGGCGTCATCTCGGTGGCCGTCGGGCTGGTGGGTGTGCTGCTGGTATCCGGGTTGATCGAGGCGTTGGTGACGCCGTCGCCGCTGCCGACGTTCGCGCGGATCGGCATCGGCGTGCTGGCCGAAGTAACGTTCCTGTCGTACATTGTCTACTTCGGCCGGCGTGGCGTGGCCGCCGGAGAGACCGGGGACATCGAGGACGCACCCGACCTCGTCCCCACTTCCTGA
- a CDS encoding RDD family protein, which produces MSEVVTGDAVVLDVQIAQLPVRALSALLDVTVVFVFYFVGLMIAAAAMSQMDEAWIVAFIIIFTVLAMVGYPVTMETLTRGRSLGKMALGLRVVSDDGGPERFRQALFRALAAVVEIWMLLGSPAVICSLFSPKAKRVGDLFAGTVVVSERGPRLAPPPMMPPQLAGWAAALQLSGLSAGQAEVARQFLSRAMQLDPRLREQMAYRIAGDVLACVAPPPPPGVPPQLVLAAVLAERHRRELARMRPAAAPVAAPAMVPPNWPPPMPQGWPPAPIPAQTSATQPQSQAPPEASDVGGFAAPS; this is translated from the coding sequence ATGTCCGAGGTGGTCACGGGGGACGCGGTAGTACTCGATGTCCAGATTGCGCAACTGCCGGTGCGCGCACTCAGCGCTCTGCTCGACGTCACCGTGGTGTTCGTTTTCTACTTCGTTGGCCTGATGATCGCCGCCGCGGCGATGTCGCAGATGGACGAGGCGTGGATCGTCGCGTTCATCATCATCTTCACGGTGCTGGCCATGGTTGGCTACCCGGTCACGATGGAGACCCTGACGCGGGGCCGATCGCTGGGCAAGATGGCGCTTGGACTGCGTGTCGTGTCCGACGACGGTGGGCCGGAGCGGTTCAGGCAGGCGTTGTTCCGGGCCCTCGCCGCAGTGGTGGAGATCTGGATGCTGCTGGGTAGTCCGGCTGTCATCTGCAGCTTGTTCTCACCGAAAGCCAAACGGGTCGGTGACTTGTTCGCCGGCACAGTGGTGGTCAGCGAGCGAGGACCCCGCCTGGCGCCGCCGCCCATGATGCCACCGCAGTTGGCGGGCTGGGCGGCTGCACTGCAACTATCCGGCCTCAGCGCTGGCCAGGCTGAGGTGGCGCGCCAATTCCTTTCTCGGGCAATGCAACTCGATCCGCGGCTACGTGAGCAGATGGCGTACCGGATTGCCGGTGACGTGCTCGCGTGCGTCGCGCCTCCGCCCCCGCCCGGCGTGCCACCCCAGCTGGTACTGGCCGCAGTACTGGCTGAGCGACACCGGCGCGAGCTGGCCCGAATGCGTCCGGCCGCAGCGCCGGTGGCAGCACCGGCCATGGTCCCACCGAATTGGCCCCCACCCATGCCACAGGGCTGGCCACCTGCGCCGATTCCGGCACAAACCTCGGCCACCCAGCCGCAATCTCAAGCGCCTCCTGAAGCGTCGGACGTCGGCGGCTTCGCCGCGCCGAGCTGA
- a CDS encoding PadR family transcriptional regulator, with product MNTPFTPPAGPFGTQGFGFGPGHRRAFHGARRQARREFLENLRENADGHDGPFGPGFGGPGFGPGAGFGGPGFGFGRPGFGGPRGGGRRGGRSRRGDVRAAILVLLAERPMHGYEMIQQIAERSNGIWKPSPGSVYPTLQLLDDEGLITANETDGSKKLFELTDEGRNAAEKVETPPWDEIAEGVDPAHINLRTAARQLFGAVGQSAQAASTEQQQRIVDVLNNARREIYGILGED from the coding sequence ATGAACACCCCATTCACACCTCCCGCCGGCCCTTTCGGAACCCAAGGGTTCGGCTTCGGACCCGGACACCGCCGTGCGTTCCACGGCGCCAGGCGGCAAGCCCGCCGGGAATTCCTGGAGAACCTGCGGGAAAACGCCGATGGACACGACGGACCGTTCGGCCCCGGCTTCGGCGGCCCCGGCTTCGGGCCAGGCGCCGGCTTCGGCGGTCCTGGCTTCGGCTTCGGCCGGCCAGGGTTCGGCGGCCCGCGGGGCGGAGGCCGTCGCGGTGGCCGTAGCCGTCGCGGCGACGTCCGCGCGGCCATCCTGGTGCTGCTCGCCGAGCGGCCCATGCACGGCTACGAGATGATCCAGCAAATCGCCGAGCGCAGCAACGGAATCTGGAAGCCCAGCCCGGGCTCGGTGTACCCAACGCTGCAACTGCTCGACGACGAAGGATTGATCACCGCAAATGAAACCGACGGCAGCAAGAAGCTATTCGAGCTGACCGACGAAGGCCGCAACGCCGCGGAAAAGGTCGAGACACCGCCATGGGACGAGATCGCCGAAGGCGTGGACCCGGCGCACATCAACCTCCGCACCGCTGCGCGCCAGCTGTTTGGCGCCGTCGGGCAGTCAGCCCAGGCGGCAAGCACTGAGCAACAGCAGCGCATCGTCGACGTGCTCAACAATGCGCGCCGCGAGATTTACGGCATCCTCGGCGAAGACTGA
- the glpK gene encoding glycerol kinase GlpK, which produces MIFDHGGAEVARHQLEHDQILPRAGWVEHNPVEIWERTVSALMTALNSSNIAAKDIAALGITNQRETTLVWNRKTGRPYYNAIVWQDTRTDRIATALDRDGRGDVIRRKAGLPPATYFSAGKLQWILENIDGVREAAQRGEALFGTADSWLLWNLTGGPRGGVHATDVTNASRTMLMNLETLDWDDELLSLFDIPREMLPKIEASSPLEPFGVTAEAGPIGGEVPIAGVLGDQHAAMVGQVCLDSGEAKNTYGTGNFLLLNTGETIVRSENGLLTTVCYQFGGAKPVYALEGSIAVTGSAVQWLRDQLGIISGAAQSESLARQVADNGGVYFVPAFSGLFAPYWRSDARGAIVGLSRFNTNAHLARATLEAICYQSRDVVDAMAADSGVRLEILKVDGGITANALCMQIQSDVLGVDVVRPVVAETTALGAAYAAGLAVGFWSGPDELRANWQEDRRWTPTWDDDQRAQGYAGWRKAVQRTLDWVDVS; this is translated from the coding sequence ATGATCTTTGATCACGGCGGCGCCGAGGTGGCCCGTCACCAACTCGAACACGACCAGATCCTGCCCCGTGCGGGCTGGGTGGAGCACAACCCGGTGGAAATCTGGGAGCGCACTGTCTCGGCGTTGATGACGGCGTTGAACTCGTCCAATATCGCTGCGAAAGACATTGCCGCACTGGGTATCACCAATCAGCGTGAGACGACGTTGGTCTGGAACCGTAAGACCGGCCGGCCGTACTACAACGCGATTGTCTGGCAGGACACCCGCACCGACCGCATCGCTACGGCGCTGGACCGTGATGGGCGTGGCGACGTGATCCGCCGCAAGGCGGGTCTGCCGCCGGCGACCTATTTCTCGGCCGGAAAGTTGCAGTGGATCTTGGAGAACATCGACGGGGTGCGCGAGGCCGCGCAGCGTGGCGAGGCGTTGTTTGGTACTGCCGACAGCTGGCTGCTGTGGAATTTGACCGGCGGTCCGCGAGGGGGCGTGCATGCCACCGATGTGACTAACGCGAGCAGAACCATGCTGATGAACCTGGAGACGCTGGATTGGGACGACGAGCTGCTGTCCCTGTTCGACATCCCGCGGGAGATGCTGCCGAAGATCGAAGCTTCCTCGCCGTTGGAACCGTTCGGTGTCACCGCGGAAGCCGGTCCCATCGGTGGCGAGGTGCCGATCGCGGGGGTGCTGGGCGACCAGCACGCCGCGATGGTGGGTCAGGTGTGCCTGGATTCCGGCGAGGCCAAAAACACCTATGGCACCGGCAATTTCCTTTTGTTGAACACTGGCGAAACCATTGTGCGCTCCGAGAACGGGCTGTTGACCACGGTCTGCTATCAGTTCGGTGGTGCCAAACCCGTGTACGCACTCGAGGGTTCGATTGCGGTAACGGGATCGGCGGTGCAGTGGCTTCGTGACCAGCTCGGCATTATCAGCGGGGCCGCGCAGAGCGAGTCGCTGGCGCGACAGGTCGCGGACAACGGTGGGGTGTATTTCGTCCCGGCGTTCTCCGGGCTGTTCGCCCCGTATTGGCGCTCCGACGCGCGCGGCGCGATCGTCGGGTTGTCGCGGTTCAACACCAACGCGCACCTTGCCCGCGCGACATTGGAGGCGATCTGCTACCAGAGCCGCGACGTGGTGGACGCGATGGCGGCTGATTCCGGTGTGCGCCTTGAGATCTTGAAGGTAGACGGCGGTATCACGGCCAACGCCTTGTGCATGCAGATCCAGTCCGACGTGTTAGGGGTGGACGTTGTGCGCCCGGTGGTCGCGGAGACCACCGCGTTGGGTGCTGCCTACGCGGCGGGCCTTGCGGTCGGCTTCTGGAGTGGTCCCGACGAGCTGCGCGCCAACTGGCAGGAGGACCGGCGCTGGACGCCGACTTGGGACGACGACCAACGCGCGCAGGGTTATGCGGGCTGGCGGAAGGCGGTGCAGCGGACCCTGGACTGGGTTGACGTGTCTTGA
- a CDS encoding class I SAM-dependent methyltransferase yields the protein MIAHVAIDIERMPRGGPGASRLDRWLETDRLEYIDRADVERRKRAAIRSLDRMGRLFGFHNTIARVVLDEIPAVPAPRILELGAGHGGLSRTLLAMHANAQLTITDIDTSLVASIGAGDLGSHPRATVCAMDATAIDLPDDSYDLAVFSLSLHHLPPTAASKVFAEGTRVARKLVIVDLPRAAPPLHLVRLALVMPWMMFPWSHDGVISSLRSYSPSALLALAQHADPGIDVSLRGGRVFHSSRRPLPQIAVAAAKPGRLRSAW from the coding sequence ATGATTGCTCATGTGGCCATTGACATCGAGCGGATGCCACGCGGGGGACCCGGCGCGTCGCGGCTAGACCGCTGGCTCGAGACCGACCGGCTGGAGTACATCGACCGCGCCGATGTCGAACGCAGGAAGCGTGCGGCGATCCGGTCCCTGGACCGAATGGGCAGACTGTTCGGTTTCCACAACACAATCGCTCGCGTCGTACTCGACGAAATCCCCGCTGTCCCGGCACCCCGGATCCTCGAACTCGGCGCCGGCCACGGTGGATTGTCGCGAACGTTGCTGGCAATGCACGCCAATGCGCAACTGACCATCACCGATATCGATACCTCTCTGGTGGCGTCGATCGGCGCCGGCGACCTGGGCTCGCATCCGCGGGCCACCGTCTGCGCCATGGATGCCACCGCCATCGACTTGCCGGACGACAGCTACGACCTCGCGGTTTTCTCGCTGTCCCTACACCACCTGCCCCCGACGGCGGCGTCGAAAGTATTCGCCGAAGGGACCCGCGTCGCGCGAAAATTGGTCATCGTCGATCTGCCTCGGGCGGCGCCGCCGCTACACCTGGTCAGGTTGGCGCTCGTCATGCCGTGGATGATGTTCCCTTGGTCGCATGACGGCGTGATCAGCTCGCTACGGTCCTACAGCCCGTCGGCGCTGCTGGCGCTGGCGCAGCACGCGGACCCCGGGATCGACGTCTCACTGCGGGGCGGACGAGTCTTTCACAGCTCGCGTCGCCCGCTGCCCCAGATCGCGGTCGCCGCCGCTAAGCCGGGCCGGTTGCGCAGCGCCTGGTAA